From the genome of Nicotiana sylvestris chromosome 1, ASM39365v2, whole genome shotgun sequence:
TACTGCTGGAAAAAACATACATCAACGTGTTATTTCTGCACTATCACAGTGATTGGTTTATTTCATATAGTTTATGCAATTTTGTAGAGAATTAGTTTTAGCTACTATATTTGGATTATTTCCCTTGATCTAACTGGTAACCTCAACCTGTAATGAATTAGTTTTTGCAATTTTATTTCGCATATGTTTATGTGACTTTGGATTGACAAATGTAGAACTGAATAAGAACAATAATAAACTAGTGTAACGCCCGAGTGGGGCCTGGGATAGAACTGAATAAGCTCCGCCAAATAACGATTTGTACATTACGAGAGAAAGGAGTGAAAAGCTATGTGAAGTAAAAGAGGAAAGAGTCTCCCGACTCGAGAAAATCGTATCCTTTATAAGTGTTAGTAcgtaataaataaaattaaaaaaaaaaaaaaaaaaggagatagAGGTTAGCATAACAATTCCAGATTGAAGCTAAACTCACTGTACAAATTATGTTAGGAATACAAACCAAATGGCGGCTACTGTTCCACAAAATTTGAACATGAAAAGATCATACTTACTGCAGAAAATAATATGTTGCAGCAAAAGAAAGTATGAATATTAACATGAGTTAGTAGGAATCTGCAGGGCTATTTATATCTCAGTGTAACTCATAAGTTTTGCTCAAAAGTGTGCTTCATTACCTTCACAGATGATTACTACCATTCTGCTCATTTTGAAGAATTGTTTTGTTCCAAAAACTCAAAAAAGGATAATAGAACTAAGTAGATTTGACAATATCATGGCTAAACTTCTGAGAACTTCCTTCGAAATTATGACAGGACACTGAAAAATAAAAGAACTCCAGAAACCAGAATTTTTTTGTTAAAAGATGACATTAGATGATCTAAAAGTAGATATTTGCACAAAAGTATGCATCACTACCTGCACttttttaagcaaataagaaaatCAATTGCGACAAAGCATCACTTAGTTGCAGCAATTACAAACTTCTCATGTTAAGCAATGAGATTGATGATTCAAATCTTGAACTCAGAAGAATACAGAGGCATTGATATTCAGAAGTGCTCTGCAGAATAGGGTGCTATAACCCGCTCACAAAACAAGAGCAGATTGTTTGACGCAGAAACAAAAATACCTTATTTCCTTTTCTACATCAAGAAAGCTGACTAAAATTCATCCACACTTAAACTTCATAAAGAACAACTTGTACAGTTGTTATAAATAACAGAATCCGTTAAATTACATCATAAGTCAACGATATAGTCAAATACTGAGAGCCAAGTTCTCCCAAAAAGAAGCCAAAACATAAGAAAAGCCCAGCAGCCCACCTTTCACACAAATAAGGCATGTAACATGGGCACATAGAGGGATTATCTGAATTCCATTTAGCCAAATTTTCATAGAAATGTCTGCAATCATTTAGAAAGTTATCCATCATACAACAAAGACCTTTATATTAGCCAAAGATACATTTATATCAGCTTAGACTACAATTTGAATCAAGTCACAGCTTACTGCAATTCATAACAAGGAAGAAATCATGTGTACTTCGAGCAGATGAATTTAACCTAGTTAGATTGAATGCAAGGCCATACTGGTTTTCCAGCCAAACCTAAAAAATTGCTAGATATGGAACTTAACAATGAGTCTTTCTTGAATTGCATAGTTTTTTCCTAATATGCAAAGTAACGCATTTATTCCTTTGATTCTAATATCACAAGTTAACTACTTGATAATGTAATAAATTTCCAAATAATATTGGATACTGTAAACGATGCAATGGAACAGTATCTCAGATGACTTTAGTTTATGTTAGCTTATGCAAGAAAGTAGAAGGAATTCAGTTATAACATTTCAAGGCTCCAGGTATGAGACTCAGGCCTTCAACAAATTCAGAAATTTAAAAGCATGAGCTAAGATGAAACTGACTCGTGCATTAATCTGTTGGCTCATCTACAGAGGCATATAAATGGGCTACAATGATAAATCAGTGCCCCAACAGTGAGTTTTCCCTACTCCCAACACTCTGACCAGTAGTGGACGTTTACTGACTCATAAAACAAACAAAGCATGTTTGATATTGGCTTGCCTActataaacaaaataaaacatggAAGATTCTATTGATACATAAGATTGCACACTGCCCTCCTTGTCAGGCCAAGAAAGCAACAGCAAACTAAACTATGAAGCCGTTAAACAAGCTCATTATGAGCTAAATGGATCCATGTAACGAACTGCCAACAACTCCCTCAATCCTTCAGCTTCTCTCTTCATCACAAAAAGACGTTATGGACATATCCTGGAAATTCCTCTGGAGAGATCTTATATTGGCATCAACATAGTGGATTAGCGCAAATACTAAAACTTGTAAAAAACACTAGGGCCTGTTTGGATGGAAGGATTTGGCCCTATGTCTTTTGAATTCATAATCATGTTCACCTATTTGGACATACCTAAGACAATATCAATTGAAAACTAACTCAAAACACAGCTCATTTCAGCTCTTACTTTGAATTCATTTCAAGTGACACGCGAAAACACATCACTTGAAATCTTAAATATTTGAATTCCCTCTCGCAATTGTCTCCATCAAAAAAGACACTAAAGAAAATACCATAATTACAATATTTCCAGCATAAACATATTGGAGATCTGAAAATCAAAAAGTTCAATGCAAGAAACCATGTTCATGCTTGTTCTTCACCTCTCTACCTCAGTGTGAACTCAGGTAGCATCGGTTCTAATAAGTAAAACCGCAGAAACATAAAAGGACATTGTGTAGTATCCAAGGGATGACTGAGTGGTTGACACATAGTAATACCAATCTCGAGATCCCAAATTTATATCATAGCTAGTAGTAGCTACAACACTTAGTATGAGCTATCAGCTCCAACCTTGGTGGGTATTTTTACCTAGCACCTATACTTGTTATAACAGACTCCGGGCTGATTATTCGAGGTGCACAATAGTTGGCTAGGACATCACTGTCTTAAAAAATGAAATGTGGAAGCAAGAtagttttggattttttttttttaactgaaAGAACAAAACTAGCATACTGATGCAAAAAGACACATTAAGGAAGAAAGCAAAACAGTTTTAGAAGTTAAATGGAATATTTGACAAGATAACAACTAATATACGAAATGTATTACAAAATATAGCTATTTGTGTCTTTTTATCATTCGCACAAAATGTTCTTAGCAACTCCTATCATGTAAGCATCAAGAATATCTAAGTCTTCTGTTTCAAAGAAACAATTAACTGCCAACATGAGAATTAGAAAACAAAATATTAACTTTTCGAAAAAGAACAGTTGCAATGATCCCACGCTGCCATGCCTAGAAAGTGTTATGGAAAAGTTGAAAGGATGGGAAGGAAGAACCATGATATTGAAGAAGAAAATGGGATTTATGGGAAAAACCCAACCTATTGCTTCAGCTACACATAAGTGAAAGACATCAATAATAAGGAAAGAGGGGCAACAAATAAATGGAAAGAGAAAGCTGACCTTTTTAGTTGAGTTGTCTGTCCATTATTGGGTCAGGCAAGTGAAAGTTtgcataaaagaaaaacaaaagacgGAGAAATCTAACTGGAATACTGTATCAGATTGCATCTGCTAAGATTATTTTGTGCTTCCCAGGGATAAGTGGACATATACAGTGTCCAAGATAAGTGGCATGTTAAACTTCTGTACATTTTTAATCATGCTTAAAAACACCCGGAAAGCTGTCTCGTTTACAGATCAGTTAACACAGCAGGCAAAGAACCAGTTAGCAAACATCAGCTATTCTCACTTCGGATTGCGGAGATATGGACTTAGCATTTTGGTAGGTAGACAGCAGTATTCAGGCTTACTGAACTCTCTTAAATCTCAATGCAGTAAATCAAATGCCATAATCCCTCTAAGCTTCAAATACATAAAAGGCTAACAAGATACAGCACATACCACTATCCTTATATTGCATCTAGGGTCATATCAGCTATATGCTCTTATGATGTATTTACATAACATAGCCTGCAGCAAACAGCATATGCTGAGACCACTACAGCATCTCAGTTCATCAACTTTCATTAGCCATAGAACCACCTGCATGTAAGTGGTCATGTCAAGGTTAACTTAGTAAAACAAAAACTGTATATCTTGTTAGCATTCTAGCTATAACCATCAATATAGGACTGTATTTGGGTATACTCTGCCTGCATCAAACACAAAAATGGACAACTGAAAAGCTTATTGAAACAAGACAGATACCAATGGCTAGTTAATTTTTTTTAGCCATACAAAAGAAGTCAACAAAAGGAAGCATTGACCAAGCATAAATGGATTTCATATGCTTCTCCATggaaattggaaaagaaaatgATAAGAACTGTAGTTGAATAATTTACAATCAAACGGACAAAATTGTCTTCTTCGGCTCTCAGCTTGAGAAACTGAACATACGAAAAGAACAAATTAACCATTTTAAAATGAAAGTATAACTGAATTTCATTGTCAATAAATCACAGCTCCGTAAAGTATAAGTTAGAACTCTAAGTTGAATCCAATCAAATTGCCTATTCGTTTTTCCAAGCATATAAAAAGAGTGAGAAACCAAGACTATGCGACTGGGCCTCTCGGAACCTCTGTGACCAAGACCAATGTAGTGTCTGGGGATCGCAGATGGGCTGGGTTGCCCATAATTTCTCAGCTGAAATGCTGGTCTTGAACATAAATACACCATCTCCAGCAGATGTGCCAAAAAGCCAGTTATGAACATCCCAAAATACTTCTACACCAAGGCCATCAACCAAAAGGGTATGGTTACCGCGGAACTTCCATCTGAGCCTCTTTACCTGCAACATCGGCTTACTGTCAACACGGATGACAAGGCATGGGTCGCTGGTTCCACTGGTATCACATTCAATCACGAGATCGTGTACTCTGCCATTATCACAAAACTGAGCCTTAGTGCCAAAAACCTTCTTGCCAAATATATGCTCCTTCTTAGCAATAAAAACAGCACCAGAAGCCGAAGGGGTGGCACTTGTTTTCTTGGTAGCTTCTTTTCTCATATCACCAAGGAGCAAAATCATTTGCCTTTCGGAAACAACACAAACATAGAATCCTTCTAATGGTTCCGGACCAGATCCAAACTTTGCTGAGGTTAGGTCCCAATATACATCAATTTTCCTAGAATATGCTTCTAAAGTCTTTGACCCTTTCTTCTTGGAGAACAACCAGGGCTTAATATCAACTTTACATAGGCACTGATTTGTATTATCATCAATCCCAACAGTAAGACCTTGACCCATCAAATTCTTACTCCATGTAACATTTAGCAAACAAGATTTCCCACGCAATTTACACTGGTACACACAGGTTACCAAATTCTGAGCAGCCTTATTAGTAGATGAAAAATCAGCTACTTGAACCCCAGTTTCCCcaaaacaagaaggaaaatccTTCATACTGTAACCAAAAGAAAATCTTGATTTCTTCTACCCCTTTTCTTCTCTCTCTGATTTATGCACAAAGATTCGATTTTTAATTCTACAAACAACAAAATTAGGGACTTTCAGAATTGAGCACAAAAAGGGGGTAACAAAAGGCATGTATCATTGAGCAGAAAAAGCAACATACCTCAACTAATCAGCAAAGAAAGACTCAGAACTATATCAAGAATTGCTTCAAAATGTTCCTCTCAGGGATTGATGTGATCTGAGAGTTAGATGCATTTTGCTGCACATAAGTATGAACTCAGCTTcataaaaggagaagaaaaggaTGAGGGTCCCTTTAAATTAGAGACAAAAACAAAAATAGGGAATGTAGCAGTAAAAAAAGAacaaataaaaattaaagaattTGATAGAGAGTGAAGGAGAGAGAAACAGACAAAAAGTAGACTACACAGACTCATTTCACTGTCACTAAAGTAAAGACCAACTCTATATACCATTATACATATAAAAAATACTTACTAGTATTAAAGATCCCTATAAAAATGAAGGGAAAATGATACTATATATACATTTATACTAGCAAGATTGTGACAGGCTTTAGTAGGATGAAACAAAAGGTAAAGAAGGTAAGGTAACAGGCTAACAGCTACTCAATGTTGCTGGAAAAGGCTGGTTTTTTGAACAAAACTACTCAATGAAAAAAACAGAGAAAGAGGGAAAAAATATACTGTACTAGAcaatagaaagaaaaagaagaaagaattccCAGGCTGTATTTGGTATTTTCTTGTTTGACTATGCTTTTACCTGACATTCTCACATGTAGATGTAGAATCAAATTCTTATGATCAGCACTAAAAAGCTGAGTTCCCCCTCCTCCAGTGTTTCTAAAACCTTTTCACAGATCCTCTATTCCCACATTGGATTTTTGAACATTAAAAACCAAATACTTGGTAAAAATTGATCTTTGAATGTACTCTATAAAGTGCATTATTATTTAACCATCACAATGTAAGAAAATACAAATGAGAGGGAAAGAATAAAAGgtaccttttttttctttgtatatgTAGAAAGGAAGAATCTTGAAATTAAGCTCCCATTTGGCCATAGAATTTGGGAactctttttcaatttttttttaaaatatctgtttctttataaattttaatcatttttttACAGACTTGAAAAATAAAATCTTCAAATCCAAACACAATTTCAACTTTCAAAGCTAGCGTTTGGACGTATATTTAGTTAAAACGTGAaaaaagagtttttgaagttgtgttagaaaaaaaaaattgggaaGTTGAAGTTGCATTTGAACATGCAttttatttggaaaaaaaaaatttatgaGTGGAAGAAAAAATTTCGCCAAAAAGCCTGCCCTAAACCAGTTTTTGGaaacttgaaaaaaaatcaattttctttttcaaaaactgATCATATTCCATGAGCAAATAATGTTTTCAaatttttttgaataaaatagcCGAAATCTAGGGGCAAACGAGAGcaaaaactatttttcatctcATCTTCAAAATTCATTTTTTCACCTTTTTAACCAAATCTTTGTCCAACCACTTTCTAAGTAGACTGAGACTTTCTAGTAACTCCTCAGTCTCTAAGGTTGGACTTTTTAAtggtaattttttttattttgtactaTAGGCAGTGTAGAATTTTGCATATCTATcaaactaaattaaaagaaaatgaaatgaaaaggtGCATTTATGTCATTTATTCTTTATTTAAAAAGGAAGATATGGTTAGAATGTTGAAATTAAATACAGAAGGGTACTTGTTACCACTTTAAATTGAAGCATGTAATGTGGAGACTAAGAAATTAAAGGGAATTCAATGTAGGTATGACCATTTTGGTATTTACCTTTACTTTGATTTTGGAAGAATTAAAAGGAAGTCTAAAAAGAGGGAGACTTTTGCCTGATGATTTGGGTGATAAAGGGGTCCAACTTTCAAGTTGTAAGTTGTTGCCACGATGTTGCATCTAATGAGTCAAAATACATATATAGTTAGTGGGGTGGTGGCCCAGGCAGTGGTGCTATACCAAAACACCAAACAAATATGGTTTAAATTTGTTTTATACTATTTAAAATTGTTTAATCTTGTCCTCAGTTATACTTTTTGTTCTTTCGCATTTATGACGTTAGTAAATCGTCTTGTATTTTCTCTAAAGCTCCAACATGAAATAAGTGAACTTCACTATTTATCACTAAACTTTTGATTATGATTTAAAATTACCCTCATATTAGAGTTTCATTAGTGAATCAAATGCAAAtaataagttttttttttcctgAGGGGTAAGATTAAACCAAAATATCAAGAGATGTCAAAATTGCTCAATTTCGAGTAATACAAGGGCAAGTATGACCATTTTCCCAAATTCAAAAGGTAtttatatatatttcagaatcttGCTCGGTATTTTTCCTAccctataaaagaaaaagaagaacaaggAAAATTAAACGATAAATGGATGTTTTCAAAACAGATGGaataatttcctatttattacaatgacaaaacaaaacattTTCAAGTCTTAGTCAGTATATTTGAGTTGCTATTACTTCAACGTGGAATTTCAAGTGCCAAACACAGaattcactattatttttagtttACATTCAAGAATTATCAAGTTCAATTCTCAGGAAAAATAAGAACAACTCACGTTAAAAAAGCTCTCTACCATGTAAAAACACTGCTTACAACCGCTACCATTATAGAACATATATACTGTTTCCTTAAAACTTCCTCATAACACCACATATCATGGTTGATTCCCTCAAGCAAACAAACCAGTGTAATCAAGTTTCAGAACCACCAGATTTAGGATCCATGCAAATTGACGACGTAACCCTGCAAACACAAACATCTTCTTTTCTACAAACACTACTAAGCGAGAAACATCTTTTTCCTTGTTTCTCAACCAACCTAATACACTCCTTAAACACTCTAGATCTAACAGATGAATTACTTCGTACTACCACTGGCGATGACTCTTTTATACCAATTTCCTCAACTGATAAGTCTCGTATATATGAACCATGGAGATACTCTGTTATAGTGAAGCTTTTTGGTAAAAGGATCACACACCAAATCATGTATGATAAGCTGATGAATTTATGGAAACCTACAGAGGTACTTCCTCTAATTGATTTGGATTCTGATTTTTTCCTCATTAAGTTCCAAAAAGAGGAAAATATGATCAAAGCTTTGCATGGAGGTCCTTGGTTTATTCTCAGTCATTTCCTAACTGTACGAGGATGGGAGCCAAAGTTTAAAGCATCGTCCACTCTAACTTACATACTCGGCTATATGGGTACGCATGCCTGAGTTACCTACCGAGTTTTATGATTTAGAAATACTTAGTCGGATTGGATCAAAGTTAGGAAGACTACTAAAGATTGATACTTGTACCTCAACTACTACACGAGGTAGGTATTCCCGTATATGTATTGAAGTACCGTTGGAGAAACCTTTAAAAACACATCTATTCCTGGGACACCACAAACAGGTTCTTCTCTATG
Proteins encoded in this window:
- the LOC104250176 gene encoding uncharacterized protein, encoding MKDFPSCFGETGVQVADFSSTNKAAQNLVTCVYQCKLRGKSCLLNVTWSKNLMGQGLTVGIDDNTNQCLCKVDIKPWLFSKKKGSKTLEAYSRKIDVYWDLTSAKFGSGPEPLEGFYVCVVSERQMILLLGDMRKEATKKTSATPSASGAVFIAKKEHIFGKKVFGTKAQFCDNGRVHDLVIECDTSGTSDPCLVIRVDSKPMLQVKRLRWKFRGNHTLLVDGLGVEVFWDVHNWLFGTSAGDGVFMFKTSISAEKLWATQPICDPQTLHWSWSQRFREAQSHSLGFSLFLYAWKNE